Proteins from one Escherichia coli genomic window:
- the gppA gene encoding guanosine-5'-triphosphate,3'-diphosphate diphosphatase — protein MGSTSSLYAAIDLGSNSFHMLVVREVAGSIQTLTRIKRKVRLAAGLNSENALSNEAMERGWQCLRLFAERLQDIPPSQIRVVATATLRLAVNAGDFIAKAQEILGCPVQVISGEEEARLIYQGVAHTTGGADQRLVVDIGGASTELVTGTGAQTTSLFSLSMGCVTWLERYFADRNLGQENFDAAEKAAREVLRPVADELRYHGWKVCVGASGTVQALQEIMMAQGMDERITLEKLQQLKQRAIHCGRLEELEIDGLTLERALVFPSGLAILIAIFTELNIQCMTLAGGALREGLVYGMLHLAVEQDIRSRTLRNIQRRFMIDIDQAQRVAKVAANFFDQVENEWHLEAISRDLLISACQLHEIGLSVDFKQAPQHAAYLVRNLDLPGFTPAQKKLLATLLLNQTNPIDLSSLHQQNAVPPRVAEQLCRLLRLAIIFASRRRDDLVPEMTLKANHELLTLTLPQGWLTQHPLGKEIIDQESQWQSYVHWPLEVH, from the coding sequence CGAAAATGCCCTGTCTAATGAAGCAATGGAGCGCGGTTGGCAATGTTTGCGCCTTTTTGCTGAACGTCTGCAAGATATCCCTCCCTCGCAAATTCGCGTTGTCGCCACGGCGACATTACGCCTTGCCGTCAATGCCGGTGATTTTATTGCCAAAGCGCAGGAAATCCTCGGTTGTCCGGTACAAGTGATCAGCGGTGAAGAAGAAGCTCGCCTGATTTATCAGGGTGTTGCTCACACCACTGGCGGTGCCGATCAGCGCCTGGTGGTGGATATCGGCGGCGCCAGTACTGAACTGGTAACCGGCACGGGCGCACAAACCACCTCGTTGTTCAGCCTGTCGATGGGCTGCGTCACCTGGCTGGAACGCTATTTTGCCGATCGTAATCTGGGGCAGGAAAATTTTGATGCCGCAGAAAAAGCGGCACGCGAAGTGTTACGTCCGGTTGCCGATGAATTGCGGTATCACGGCTGGAAAGTATGCGTTGGTGCTTCCGGCACTGTGCAGGCCTTACAAGAAATCATGATGGCACAGGGGATGGATGAACGGATTACCCTGGAAAAGTTGCAGCAACTGAAACAGCGCGCCATTCATTGTGGTCGACTGGAGGAACTGGAGATCGACGGGCTGACGCTGGAACGTGCGTTAGTGTTCCCGAGTGGTCTGGCGATCCTGATAGCCATTTTTACCGAACTGAATATTCAGTGTATGACCCTGGCTGGCGGTGCACTGCGTGAAGGCCTGGTCTACGGCATGTTGCATCTGGCCGTCGAGCAGGATATTCGCAGCCGTACGCTGCGTAATATTCAACGCCGCTTTATGATCGATATTGATCAGGCTCAGCGAGTAGCCAAAGTTGCGGCTAATTTCTTCGATCAGGTGGAAAACGAATGGCATCTTGAAGCGATTAGCCGTGATTTGCTCATCAGCGCCTGTCAGCTTCATGAAATCGGTCTGAGCGTTGATTTCAAACAAGCGCCGCAACATGCTGCTTATCTGGTGCGTAATCTGGATCTTCCCGGTTTTACGCCTGCACAGAAAAAATTACTGGCGACGCTACTACTCAACCAGACGAACCCAATAGATCTCTCCTCGTTGCATCAACAAAATGCCGTACCGCCACGCGTCGCAGAACAACTCTGCCGTTTACTACGCCTGGCCATCATTTTTGCCAGCCGTCGCCGTGACGATCTCGTGCCAGAGATGACATTAAAGGCCAACCATGAACTGTTGACCTTGACGCTTCCGCAAGGTTGGCTAACCCAACATCCGCTGGGTAAAGAGATTATTGATCAGGAAAGCCAGTGGCAAAGCTATGTTCACTGGCCGTTGGAAGTACATTAA
- the rep gene encoding DNA helicase Rep, with translation MRLNPGQQHAVEFVTGPCLVLAGAGSGKTRVITNKIAHLIRGCGYQARHIAAVTFTNKAAREMKERVGQTLGRKEARGLMISTFHTLGLDIIKREYAALGMKANFSLFDDTDQLALLKELTEGLIEDDKVLLQQLISTISNWKNDLKTPAQAAAEAKGERDRIFAHCYGLYDSHLKACNVLDFDDLILLPTLLLQRNEEVRERWQNKIRYLLVDEYQDTNTSQYELVKLLVGSRARFTVVGDDDQSIYSWRGARPQNLVLLSQDFPALKVIKLEQNYRSSGRILKAANILIANNPHVFEKRLFSELGYGTELKVLSANNEEHEAERVTGELIAHHFVNKTQYKDYAILYRGNHQSRVFEKFLMQNRIPYKISGGTSFFSRPEIKDLLAYLRVLTNPDDDSAFLRIVNTPKREIGPATLKKLGEWAMTRNKSMFTASFDMGLSQTLSGRGYEALTRFTHWLAEIQRLAEREPIAAVRDLIHGMDYESWLYETSPSPKAAEMRMKNVNQLFSWMTEMLEGSELDEPMTLTQVVTRFTLRDMMERGESEEELDQVQLMTLHASKGLEFPYVYMVGMEEGFLPHQSSIDEDNIDEERRLAYVGITRAQKELTFTLCKERRQYGELVRPEPSRFLLELPQDDLVWEQERKVVSAEERMQKGQNHLANLKAMMAAKRGK, from the coding sequence ATGCGTTTAAACCCCGGCCAACAACACGCTGTCGAATTCGTTACCGGCCCCTGCCTGGTGCTGGCGGGCGCGGGTTCCGGTAAAACTCGTGTTATCACCAATAAAATCGCCCATCTGATCCGCGGTTGCGGTTATCAGGCACGGCATATCGCGGCGGTGACCTTTACCAATAAGGCGGCGCGCGAGATGAAAGAGCGTGTCGGGCAGACGCTGGGGCGTAAAGAGGCGCGCGGGCTGATGATCTCCACCTTCCATACATTAGGGCTGGATATCATCAAACGGGAGTATGCGGCGCTTGGGATGAAAGCGAACTTTTCACTGTTTGACGATACCGATCAACTGGCGTTGCTCAAAGAACTGACCGAGGGGCTGATTGAAGATGACAAAGTTCTTCTGCAACAGCTGATTTCGACCATCTCCAATTGGAAGAACGATCTCAAAACACCGGCGCAGGCGGCGGCAGAAGCAAAGGGCGAGCGGGACCGTATTTTTGCCCATTGTTATGGGCTGTATGATTCACACCTGAAAGCGTGCAACGTTCTCGACTTCGACGATCTGATTTTATTACCGACGTTGCTGCTGCAACGCAATGAAGAAGTCCGCGAGCGCTGGCAGAACAAAATTCGCTACCTGCTGGTGGATGAGTATCAGGACACCAACACCAGCCAGTATGAACTGGTGAAACTGCTGGTGGGCAGCCGCGCACGTTTTACCGTGGTAGGCGATGATGACCAGTCGATCTACTCCTGGCGCGGTGCCCGTCCGCAAAACCTGGTGCTGTTGAGCCAGGATTTCCCTGCGTTGAAGGTGATTAAACTCGAACAGAACTATCGCTCTTCCGGGCGTATTCTGAAAGCGGCGAACATCCTTATCGCCAATAACCCGCACGTCTTTGAAAAGCGTCTTTTTTCTGAACTGGGTTACGGCACAGAGCTAAAAGTTTTAAGCGCGAATAACGAGGAACATGAGGCCGAGCGCGTTACCGGTGAACTGATCGCCCATCACTTCGTCAATAAAACGCAGTACAAAGATTACGCCATTCTTTATCGCGGTAACCATCAGTCGCGGGTGTTTGAAAAATTCCTGATGCAAAACCGCATCCCGTACAAAATTTCCGGTGGCACGTCGTTTTTCTCTCGCCCAGAAATCAAAGATTTGCTGGCTTATCTGCGCGTGCTGACTAACCCGGACGATGATAGTGCGTTCCTGCGTATCGTTAACACGCCGAAACGAGAGATTGGCCCGGCGACGCTGAAAAAGCTGGGCGAGTGGGCGATGACGCGCAATAAAAGTATGTTTACCGCCAGTTTTGATATGGGCCTGAGTCAGACGCTTAGTGGACGTGGTTATGAAGCATTGACCCGCTTCACTCACTGGCTAGCGGAAATCCAGCGCCTGGCGGAGCGGGAACCGATTGCCGCAGTACGCGATCTGATCCACGGCATGGATTATGAATCCTGGCTGTATGAAACATCGCCCAGCCCGAAAGCTGCCGAAATGCGCATGAAGAACGTCAACCAACTGTTTAGCTGGATGACGGAGATGCTGGAAGGCAGTGAACTGGATGAGCCGATGACGCTCACTCAGGTGGTGACGCGCTTTACTCTGCGAGACATGATGGAGCGCGGCGAGAGCGAGGAAGAGCTGGATCAGGTACAACTGATGACTCTGCACGCGTCAAAAGGGCTGGAGTTTCCCTATGTCTACATGGTCGGTATGGAAGAAGGATTTTTGCCCCACCAGAGCAGCATCGATGAAGACAATATCGATGAGGAGCGTCGGCTGGCCTATGTTGGCATCACCCGCGCTCAGAAGGAATTGACCTTTACGCTGTGTAAAGAACGCCGTCAGTACGGCGAACTTGTGCGCCCGGAGCCGAGTCGCTTCCTGCTGGAGCTGCCGCAGGATGATTTGGTATGGGAACAGGAGCGCAAAGTTGTCAGCGCCGAAGAACGAATGCAGAAAGGCCAAAACCATCTGGCAAATCTGAAGGCGATGATGGCAGCAAAACGAGGGAAATAA
- a CDS encoding type II toxin-antitoxin system PemK/MazF family toxin produces the protein MAINFSPKVGEILECNFGNYPVSQNGQFSTTYYDGRIPPEMIKNRLVVVLNGKINGNACIVVPLSTTRDHDKLNRGMHVEIASNVINDLQFFDPQIRWAKADLVQQVSRNRLNRARTYRGYLNQCLPHELVADIQRAVIKSVNAISLIN, from the coding sequence GTGGCGATTAATTTCAGCCCCAAGGTTGGTGAAATACTGGAATGCAACTTTGGTAACTATCCCGTTAGCCAGAATGGACAGTTCAGCACGACGTATTACGATGGCCGCATTCCACCTGAGATGATAAAAAATAGGTTGGTTGTCGTGCTCAACGGAAAAATTAATGGCAACGCATGTATCGTCGTTCCATTATCAACCACTCGCGACCATGACAAGTTAAATCGTGGAATGCATGTTGAAATAGCCAGTAATGTTATCAATGACCTGCAATTCTTTGATCCGCAGATACGTTGGGCTAAAGCCGACCTGGTACAACAAGTCAGTCGAAACCGATTAAACAGAGCAAGGACTTATCGGGGGTATCTTAATCAATGTTTGCCACATGAGTTGGTTGCAGACATACAGAGGGCAGTCATCAAGTCAGTCAATGCCATATCGCTCATAAATTGA
- the ppiC gene encoding peptidylprolyl isomerase PpiC, producing the protein MAKTAAALHILVKEEKLALDLLEQIKNGADFGKLAKKHSICPSGKRGGDLGEFRQGQMVPAFDKVVFSCPVLEPTGPLHTQFGYHIIKVLYRN; encoded by the coding sequence ATGGCAAAAACAGCAGCAGCACTGCATATCCTTGTAAAAGAAGAGAAACTGGCTCTGGATCTTCTCGAGCAGATTAAGAATGGTGCCGATTTCGGCAAGCTGGCGAAGAAACACTCTATTTGCCCGTCAGGCAAACGCGGCGGTGATTTAGGTGAATTCCGCCAGGGCCAGATGGTTCCGGCGTTCGATAAAGTGGTTTTCTCTTGTCCGGTACTGGAGCCAACCGGTCCGCTGCATACCCAGTTCGGGTATCACATCATTAAGGTGCTTTACCGTAACTAA